From a single Thermoleophilia bacterium genomic region:
- the mltG gene encoding endolytic transglycosylase MltG, which translates to MSGRPDEPGQSGRPPAGGDWFRYEPKSPSSLPSSGDHDLDHLRHTRRQPRPGRTRARLFGYTLVALFALLLGLATGYVRGYFAEGEAGEEVTVVIASGDSLSTIAGKLQEAGVVEHAGAFVIRAQRDGYSSQLKPGKYVLRKGQPYDEIVAILIEGQAAPVVKVTIPEGSTLEQSATLVSSDLSGISAKEYTRVARDEPPAFALDGYKKGTTLEGLLFPATYEVQRTVTAEQFVNKQLDAFGDALNQVDLTRATEANLTPYDVVIIASMVEREAQVDEERAMVAAVIWNRLKADMKLQIDATVQYALGETKPVLTFEDLKVDSPYNTYTHSGLPPTPIANPGLASLQAAANPAEVDYLYYVARGDGTGRHYFSRTYEEFLANQAKAIQNSQ; encoded by the coding sequence ATGAGCGGTCGTCCTGACGAACCCGGACAGTCGGGTCGTCCGCCCGCCGGCGGCGATTGGTTCCGCTACGAGCCCAAGTCGCCTAGTAGCCTTCCATCGTCCGGCGACCACGACCTCGATCATCTGCGGCACACACGCCGGCAGCCGCGCCCGGGAAGGACGCGGGCACGCCTCTTCGGCTACACCCTCGTGGCCCTCTTCGCGCTGCTCCTCGGCCTCGCCACGGGCTACGTGCGTGGCTACTTCGCCGAAGGCGAGGCCGGGGAAGAGGTGACTGTGGTGATCGCCTCCGGCGACAGTCTCAGTACCATCGCCGGCAAGCTCCAAGAGGCCGGCGTCGTCGAACACGCCGGCGCCTTCGTCATCCGTGCCCAGAGAGACGGGTACTCGTCCCAGCTCAAGCCGGGCAAGTACGTGCTGCGCAAGGGGCAGCCGTACGATGAGATCGTGGCCATCCTCATCGAGGGTCAGGCGGCACCGGTCGTCAAGGTGACGATCCCCGAGGGATCCACACTGGAACAATCGGCCACCCTCGTGTCGAGCGATCTGAGCGGCATCTCCGCCAAGGAGTACACACGCGTCGCACGCGACGAACCGCCGGCCTTCGCCCTTGACGGCTACAAGAAGGGGACCACCCTCGAGGGTCTCCTCTTTCCCGCCACCTACGAGGTACAACGCACCGTCACTGCCGAGCAGTTCGTCAACAAGCAACTGGACGCCTTCGGCGACGCCCTGAATCAAGTCGATCTCACGCGAGCGACAGAAGCCAATCTCACGCCGTACGACGTCGTCATCATCGCCTCAATGGTAGAGCGAGAAGCCCAGGTCGACGAAGAGCGCGCCATGGTCGCCGCAGTCATCTGGAACCGGCTCAAGGCCGACATGAAACTGCAGATAGACGCCACAGTTCAGTACGCGCTGGGGGAAACCAAACCGGTTCTCACCTTCGAAGACCTCAAAGTCGACTCACCGTACAATACGTACACCCACTCCGGCCTGCCTCCAACTCCCATTGCGAACCCTGGACTGGCATCGTTACAGGCTGCCGCGAATCCCGCCGAGGTAGACTACCTGTACTACGTCGCACGCGGCGACGGCACAG
- the ruvX gene encoding Holliday junction resolvase RuvX, with translation MRVLALDHGAARTGVAVSDVTGTLARPLEVVARVDTQAGLTALLSIIAREAPGAIVVGLPVSLDGREHDQARRARAFAARLEAAVACPVVLHDERFTTKLAEQRGGRAARDARAAATLLEDYLRTHDERSS, from the coding sequence ATGCGTGTCCTCGCGCTCGACCACGGCGCGGCTAGAACTGGCGTCGCCGTCTCGGATGTCACCGGTACACTTGCGCGCCCGCTCGAAGTGGTGGCGCGAGTCGATACGCAAGCTGGGCTCACCGCGTTGCTCAGTATCATCGCACGCGAGGCCCCGGGCGCCATCGTCGTCGGCCTCCCTGTGTCCCTCGACGGCCGCGAGCACGATCAGGCGCGGCGCGCACGCGCCTTCGCCGCTCGGCTCGAGGCGGCCGTCGCCTGTCCGGTCGTCCTGCACGACGAGCGGTTCACGACCAAACTCGCCGAGCAACGTGGCGGCCGCGCCGCGCGCGACGCCCGCGCGGCCGCCACGTTGCTCGAAGACTACCTGAGGACACATGATGAGCGGTCGTCCTGA